Proteins encoded within one genomic window of Humulus lupulus chromosome 1, drHumLupu1.1, whole genome shotgun sequence:
- the LOC133824098 gene encoding uncharacterized protein LOC133824098 — protein MDNNGVNNNGGNGNNNNQPAAAGAPLNPAQWAVHDFCMPVVNENLTGIANLAIAANNFELKPALINMVQQNQFGGLATEDPNIFLAIFLEVCATVKLNGVTDDAIRLRLFPFSLRERARSWLQSLQPGTITTWDEMARKFLSKFFPPSKSAQLRSDIGQFRQLDQEPFYERFKELLRRCPQHGYQNWMQVQIFYQGLNAPTRTIVDVAAGGALLAKTANEAFTLMEEMATNSYQWPNERLGPRKVAGLYEVDQMTAMNAQIAALQNQMAALSAQNNPMVMESVAAAAAMQGQEMSPEQAQFMANRSFPNNYISNIMPNYYHPGLRNHENFSYANNKNVLQPPPGFNSQPQQEKKQSLEDILGTFIMESNKRFGKNKARLDNIETHMTNMGASMKKIETQVGQLANAVNSNQKGSFPSDTVVLDEGNVQASSNEKVEPVVREVVKEEKAKKQSGSDKNDMKKDSLPVYQPPIPYPQRFQKKKLDEQFAKFLEIFKRIHINIPFVDALEQMPNYVKFMKEVMSKKKRLEYFETVKLTKECIAILQKKLPQKVKDPGSFTIPCIIGGSFFDKALCDLGASINLMPLSVFKKLGVGEVKPTTITLQLADRSLTYPRGVIEDVLVKVDKFIFPADFVVLDMEEDHEIPIILGHPFLATGRALIDVQGGHLTLRVNNEEVKFNIYQALQQHENTSTCHRVDSIEVVVEEMMRKELCDDPLQHCLNSSITQADLKKVNGEFVGDEVAECVMALSAIPRASGTKVEETLCQAKEGEVEKEVVEKQDLKQLPDHLHYEYLGENFTCLVIISSKLSECETEKLLRVLRKYKSAIGWEISDLKGISPTVCMHKILFEENYKPSIEHQRRLNPAMKEVVRTEVLKLLNDGIIYAISDSSWVSHVQVVPKKGGMTVIKNEANELIPTRTVIGCRS, from the exons ATGGACAACAACGGGGTGAACAACAACGGTGGCAATGGcaataataacaatcaaccaGCAGCTGCTGGGGCTCCTCTTAATCCAGCGCAGTGGGCAGTGCATGATTTTTGCATGCCTGTTGTGAATGAAAATCTCACTGGAATAGCAAATCTAGCCATTGCTGCCAACAACTTTGAACTGAAACCTGCACTAATTAACATGGTGCAGCAAAATCAGTTTGGGGGACTAGCTACTGAAGACCCTAACATTTTCTTGGCCATATTTCTAGAGGTATGTGCCACAGTGAAGTTGAATGGCGTTACTGATGATGCCATCAGATTGCGTCtcttccctttctctttgagggaAAGAGCCAGGAGTTGGTTGCAATCTTTGCAGCCTGGAACAATTACAACATGGGATGAGATGGCAAGAAAGTTCCTGAGTAAGTTCTTCCCTCCTTCCAAGTCAGCCCAATTACGTAGTGACATTGGGCAATTTCGACAGTTAGATCAAGAACCATTCTATGAGAGGTTTAAGGAATTATTACGACGTTGCCCACAGCATGGTTATCAAAATTGGATGCAAGTTCAGATTTTTTATCAAGGGTTGAATGCTCCAACACGAACAATAGTTGATGTTGCTGCAGGGGGTGCTCTATTAGCCAAGACAGCTAATGAAGCCTTCACTTTGATGGAGGAAATGGCCACCAACAGTTATCAGTGGCCCAATGAGAGATTAGGCCCAAGGAAAGTTGCTGGGTTATATGAAGTTGATCAGATGACAGCCATGAATGCCCAAATTGCTGCTCTACAAAACCAAATGGCTGCTCTATCAGCGCAAAATAATCCAATGGTTATGGAGAGTGTAGCAGCGGCTGCTGCAATGCAGGGGCAAGAAATGAGTCCAGAACAAGCCCAGTTTATGGCAAACCGCTCCTTCCCCAATAACTACATAAGCAACATCATGCCTAATTATTATCATCCAGGATTGCGCAACCATGAAAATTTCTCTTATGCCAATAATAAAAATGTGCTGCAACCACCTCCGGGATTCAATTCTCAACCGCAACAAGAGAAAAAGCAATCGTTGGAAGACATTTTGGGCACTTTTATTATGGAGTCTAACAAGAGGTTCGGAAAAAATAAAGCAAGACTCGACAATATAgagacccatatgactaacatggGAGCttcaatgaagaaaattgagacTCAAGTGGGCCAATTAGCTAATGCGGTGAATTCTAATCAGAAGGGAAGTTTTCCTAGTGACACTGTG GTGCTTGATGAGGGCAATGTTCAAGCTAGTTCAAATGAGAAAGTTGAGCCAGTGGTACGAGAGGTAGTCAAAGAAGAGAAAGCCAAGAAGCAGAGTGGAAGTGACAAGAATGACATGAAGAAAGATAGCCTTCCAGTGTATCAACCTCCCATTCCATACCCTCAACGATTTCAGAAGAAGAAATTAGATGAACAGTTTGCAAAGTTTCTAGAAATCTTCAAAcgaattcacataaacattccaTTTGTAGATGCTCTTGAGCAAATGCCtaattatgtgaaattcatgaaagaaGTCATGTCAAAGAAAAAAAGATTAGAATACTTTGAAACTGTGAAGTTAACAAAAGAATGCATCGCCATCTTACAGAAGAAGTTGCCTCAAAAGGTGAAAGATCCGGGTAGCTTTACTATACCATGCATTATTGGAGGGTCATTCTTTGACAAGGCATTATGTGATCTTGGAGCGAGTATTAATTTGATGCCACTTTCAGTTTTTAAGAAGTTGGGGGTAGGAGAGGTGAAGCCCACAACCATTACTCTTCAATTAGCAGATCGGTCACTTACTTATCCTAGGGGAGTGATTGAAGACGTATTGGTTAAGGTGGACAAATTTATTTTTCCTGCTGATTTCGTGGTTTTGGATATGGAGGAGGACCATGAAATCCCCATTATTCTTGGTCATCCATTCTTGGCTACTGGAAGAGCTCTTATTGATGTACAAGGTGGTCATTTGACACTGAGGGTTAACAATGAAGAGGTTAAATTCAACATTTATCAAGCACTACAGCAGCATGAAAACACGAGCACATGTCACCGTGTGGATTCTATTGAGGTAGTAGTAGAAGAGATGATGAGAAAAGAATTATGTGATGATCCTTTACAACATTGCCTTAATTCTAGTATTACTCAAGCTGATTTGAAGAAGGTGAATGGTGAGTTTGTGGGTGACGAAGTGGCTGAATGTGTGATGGCTCTCAGTGCTATTCCTCGTGCTAGTGGTACTAAAGTGGAAGAAACTCTTTGTCAAGCCAAGGAAGGAGAAGTCGAGAAGGAAGTGGTGGAAAAGCAAGATTTGAAACAACTCCCAGATCATTTGCATTATGAGTATCTAGGAGAGAATTTCACTTGCCTAGTGATCATTTCATCAAAACTCTCAGAATGTGAAACTGAAAAATTGCTAAGAGTTTTGAGGAAATATAAATCTGCCATCGGATGGGAAATTTCAGATCTGAAGGGAATAAGCCCAACTGTTTGTATGCATAAGATTCTATTTGAAGAAAATTACAAGCCTTCTATTGAGCATCAACGGCGATTGAACCCAGCCATGAAAGAAGTAGTGAGGACAGAAGTATTGAAGCTATTGAATGATGGGATCATTTATGCTATTTCGGATAGTAGTTGGGTTAGTCATGTGCAAGTTGTACCAAAGAAAGGGGGGATGACAGTGATCAAGAATGAAGCCAATGAATTGATTCCGACAAGAACAGTGATAGGGTGCAGAAGTTGA